Below is a window of Flavobacterium sp. CFS9 DNA.
ACCTTGTTTAAGAAAAATATTATATTTGGTTACCATTAACAACTAACCATTTTAAACTTTATTTATGAAAAACTTATTGCTTAGCAGTGTTTTGTGCTGCTCACTAGCTTCGTTAAATCCTGTGTACGCACAAAAAACTGATGTGCCAAAATATATTAAAAATGTTGAAGGAGTAAAAGAATATTCCCTGAATAACGGATTGAAAGTGCTTTTGATTCCGGACGCTTCCCAAAGTAATATGGTGGTAAATATTGTCTATAATGTGGGTTCCAGAAACGAAGGTTACGGAGAAAAAGGAATGGCTCATTTATTAGAGCATATGCTTTTTAAAAGTACCAAAAACTTAGGGGATATCAAAAAAATGCTCTCTGAAAAAGGAGGATCTGCTAATGGAACTACCTGGCTGGATCGTACCAATTATTATGAAGTTTTTCCATCGAATGATGAGAATCTAAAATGGAGTATTGAAATGGAGGCCGATCGTATGATCAATGCAACTATTTTACAAACCGATTTAGACAAAGAGTTCTCAGTAGTTAGAAACGAGTTCGAAATTGGAGAAAACAATCCTGACGGTGTTTTGCAGGAAAGAGTTCTTTCTGCAGCCTATTTGTGGCACAATTATGGAAAAAGTACCATTGGAAGTAAAGAAGATATTGAACGCGTAAAAGCAAAAACGCTAAGAGTTTTCTATGAAAAGTATTATCAGCCGGACAATTCGACCTTAATCATTGCCGGAAAATTTGATGAGAAAAAAGCATTACAATATGTAGGTCAATATTTTGGAACCATTCCAAGGCCTAAAAGAGTTTTGGATAAAACGTATACAATAGAGCCGGCACAGGATGGTGAGAAGTATGTAGAGTTGAAAAGAGCCGGAGACAGTAAAAATATAGGGGCATTGTATCACACAGCGGCTTATGCCGATAAAGATTACGCAGCAATTGATGCTCTGGGCGAAATTTTAACAGCCGATCCATCAGGTTATTTGTATAAATCATTGGTAGAAACACAAAAAGTTTCCAGTGTTTATTATTGGCAGCCAACCACAAGAGATGCCAGTTTTGTGTATTTCGGAGTAGCTGTTCCTAATGATAAAGATGTAATAGCAACAAAAGAACTGGTAAGAACTGAGTTGGATAAAATTGGATCAACCAAGTACACGGATGAAGATGTAAGCAGGGCTAAAGCCAAAATTATCAAGCAAATTGATGGGATTAAAAATAATACTATTTCGTTTGCTATAAATCTTACCGAAATCATTGGCGCGGGTGATTACAGATTAGGTTTCCTGTATAGAGATGCAATTGAAAAACTGACAAAAGAAGACATACAAAGAGTTGCGGAAAAGTATTTTAAAAGCAACAATAGAACTGTCGGAGTATTTATTCCTTCAAAAGACGAACAAAGAGTTAGGCCGACAGAATATACGGATGAGCAGTTAGTAGCTTTTACTAAAGATTACAAGGGAAAAGCACTTGAAAAAGAAGCGGCTCCGTTTGAAGCTTCTATTAAAAATCTGAAACAAAATTTTGTAGAAGGAAAGTTAAGCAATGGTGCGAAATACGGTTTGATTAAAAAAGAAATCAAAGGAGGAAAAGTTCAGGCAGCGTTTAAATTTCCGGTAAGTAATGAGAAGGATTTATCCGGAAAATCAGATGTTGGGGCTATTTTGGCTCAATTGTTAAAGACCGGTACAACTACACGTACGAAAGAACAAATTAGTGATCGTTTAGATCTTCTGAAATCAAGTGTATCATTTGGTTTTTCAGGGCAAATCTTAACGGTGAATGTTAGTACTTACAAAGAGAGTTTTAAGGAAGTAATGGAAATTTTAGGAGATTTATTGACTAATGCTACTTTTCCGCAAAATGAGTTAACCAAAACCATCAGTGAGTATAATACCTACTTAGAATCGAATTTAAATGATCCTAATTCTCTGGCATTTATCGAGCTTTCCAAACAAACCTCTAAATATCCAAAAGAGAGTATTTTCTACACTGCGACCGTTCAGGAGCAAATAGATGCTTACAAAAAGATAAAACAGCCCGAAATTGTTGATTTCTATAAAAATATCTTAGGAGGAAATAATGGAGTGGGAACTGTAGTGGGGGATTTAGATGCTAAATCTACAGCTCAGATTTTAGAGAGTACTTTTGGTAAATGGAATTCCAAATCAAAATATGAAAGAGCAATACCGACTTATTTTGAAACACAGAAAGCCGATAAAGAGTACATTACCCCTGATAAAGAAAATGCCGTTGCGGTAGGTAAAATCAGCTTTAAAATGACTCAGAAAGATGCAGATTATCCTGCTTTTGTGATGGCCAATGAAATGTTGGGAAGCGGAGGTTTTTTAAGTGCAAGAATACCAATGCGATTGAGAGAAAAAGAAGGAATCAGCTATGGAGCGGGATCATTTGTTAATATACCCATTACCAATGATGTGGCGTACTGGGCTTATTATGCATTTTTAAATCCAACGAAGAAAAATGCCGTTGAGATTGCTGCAAAAGAAGAAATTGCAAAAGCATTAAAAGACGGTTTTACAGCAGAAGAGTTAAAATCAAATCTTGTGAGCTGGCTTAATGAAAGAAAAACCCGACTGGGTGATGACGGAACTTTAATGGAATTGACAAATACTTACCTGCAATATGGAGTTCCTTTGGAAGATTTTGATACTCTTGAAACTAAAGTGAAAGCCTTAAAAATTGAAGAGGTAAATGCAGTAGTGAAAAAGTATCTGAGCTTAGATAAAATGACTTCTATTTATGCCGGAGATTTTAATAAAAAACAATAAAATTTAGAAAAATTAGTATAAAAGTTCTAAAACCCAAATTCCAATTTAAGGAGTTTTAAATTGATAGAAACCGAAATGCATTTTTATAATGTTATTTCGGTTTTTTTATGCCGTTTAAAAAAATAAGGGTTTTACAATTTAGGCTTTATAAAATTAATTGTTTTTTTACTTCATTCTGAATTTTTGCAATTTGGAATTTAAGAAAATTGGAATTTAAGTCTTCTTTTAGATGTATTTTTAGGTTTTTCAGACAATTGTGTTGATAACTTAAGTGCTTTAAATTGGAATTTTATGGGTATATAATTTGCGTTTTTATATATTTGCGTGTTAGACAATAAATACATTTTTTAGAATAAATTATATGAGCGAAGAAATCAAGAAGAACAATTATTCAGCAGATAGTATTCAGGCATTAGAAGGAATGGAGCACGTAAGAATGCGTCCATCGATGTATATTGGTGATGTGGGAGTTCGAGGGCTTCATCATTTGGTTTATGAAGTTGTAGATAACTCTATTGATGAGGCAATGGGAGGACATTGTGATGCTATCAGTGTTGCAATAAACGAAGACGGATCAGTAACAGTTGAGGATAATGGCCGTGGTATTCCGGTTGATTTACATAAAAAAGAAGGCGTTTCGGCACTTGAAGTTGTAATGACTAAAATTGGAGCCGGAGGTAAATTTGATAAAGATTCTTATAAAGTTTCCGGAGGTTTGCACGGAGTAGGGGTTTCGGTTGTAAATGCCCTTTCTGTTCATATGAAATCTACTGTTTTTAGAGAAGGAAAAATCTACGAACAAGAGTACGAAAGAGGGAAATCATTATATCCGGTAAAACAAATTGGAGAAACAGAAAAAAGAGGTACGCGTCAGACTTTTTACCCTGATAATACGATCTTTACACAGACTACAGAGTTTTCATATGATACTTTGTCTGCTCGTATGCGTGAGCTTTCTTTCCTGAACAAAGGAATTACAATCACTTTTACGGACAAAAGAGAAGTAGATGATAAAGGAGAGTTCAGAAGCGAAGTTTTTCATTCTACAGAAGGATTAAAAGAATATATTCGTTACTTAGATGGTAACCGTGAGCCAATTGTTTCGCATGTAATCAGTATGGATCATGATAAAGGAGAAATTCCTGTTGAGGTAGCGTTGATTTACAATACCAGTTACACAGAGAATATTTTTTCTTACGTAAATAACATCAATACACATGAAGGAGGAACGCATTTACAAGGTTTTAGAAGTGGTTTGACAAGAACCCTTAAAAAATATGCTGATGCATCCGGAATGTTGGATAAATTGAAATTCGAAATTGCGGGAGATGATTTCCGTGAGGGATTAACCGCTATTATCTCGGTAAAAGTGGCTGAGCCTCAATTCGAAGGTCAGACCAAAACAAAACTAGGAAACAGGGAAGTAGTTTCTCCGGTTTCTCAGGCTGTTGGAGAGATGTTGGAGAATTATTTGGAAGAAAATCCAAATGATGCCAGAGTCATTATTCAAAAAGTAATTTTGGCAGCTCAGGCACGTCACGCGGCTAAAAAAGCCCGTGAAATGGTGCAGCGTAAAACCGTTATGGGCGGTGGAGGATTACCGGGAAAACTTTCAGATTGTTCAGAGCAGGATCCTGCAAGATGTGAAGTTTACCTTGTCGAGGGAGACTCGGCGGGTGGAACTGCCAAACAAGGTCGTGACAGAAATTTTCAGGCAATTTTACCCTTGCGTGGTAAGATTCTGAATGTGGAGAAAGCGATGCATCATAAAGTATTCGAAAACGAAGAGATTCGAAATATCTTTACCGCTTTAGGAGTTACAGTTGGTACCGCAGAAGACAGCAAAGCTTTAAATATTGAAAAATTAAGATACCACAAAGTAATCATCATGTGTGATGCGGATGTCGATGGTAGTCACATTTCTACCTTAATATTAACGTTCTTCTTCCGCTTCATGAAAGAATTGATCGAAGAAGGTCACGTTTATATCGCTGCACCGCCTTTGTACTTAGTTAAAAAAGGAAATAAAAAAGAATATGCGTGGAATGATGTTCAGCGCGATCAGGCCAACGAGAGAATGGGAGGAAGTGCTAACATTCAGCGTTATAAAGGTCTTGGAGAGATGAACGCGGAGCAGTTGTGGGAAACAACGATGGATCCGGAATTTAGAACTTTACGTCAGGTAACCATTGATAGTTTGGCTGAAGCAGATAGAGTGTTCTCAATGCTGATGGGAGATGAGGTGCCACCACGTCGTGAATTTATCGAGAAAAATGCAGTTTACGCTAATATCGATGCGTAATAAATTTTAATCATCAATTCGTTTAATTGTTTAAATTTACTTAAACGATTAAACGAATTGTCGATTTATCAAACAAACAAATTAATTAATAACCGATAAAGTATAAAATATGAAAGTTACCATTGTAGGAGCAGGAAATGTTGGAGCTACCTGTGCAGATGTTATTTCTTATAGAGGAATTGCAAGCGAAGTAGTGTTGTTGGATATTAAAGAAGGTTTTGCCGAAGGGAAAGCGTTGGATATTATGCAATGTGCCACAAATACAGGTTTTAATACCAAAGTATCTGGGGTGACCAATGATTATTCTAAAACTGCCGGAAGTGATGTAGTTGTTATTACATCCGGAATTCCAAGAAAGCCAGGAATGACCCGTGAAGAATTAATAGGTATAAATGCAGGAATTGTAAAAACAGTTGCCGAAAACGTACTGAAATATTCTCCGGACACTATAATAGTAGTAGTTTCTAATCCAATGGATACGATGACGTATTTGGCTTTGAAATCTACCGGAGTGCCAAAAAACAGAATTATTGGTATGGGTGGAGCGTTAGACAGCTCTCGTTTCAGAACCTATCTTTCATTAGCTTTAGATAAACCGGCAAACGATATCTCAGCAATGGTTATTGGAGGGCATGGTGATACTACTATGATTCCGTTAACCCGTCTGGCATCTTATAACGGGATTCCGGTAACTGAATTTCTTTCAGAAGAGGTATTGCAAAAAGTAGCTGCAGACACGATGGTGGGCGGTGCAACGCTTACAGGTCTTTTGGGAACATCAGCATGGTATGCACCAGGGGCTTCAGTGGCTTATCTGGTAGATAGTATTTTGAATGATCAGAAAAAAATGATCGCCTGCTCTGTTTTTGTTGAAGGAGAGTATGGGCAAAATGATATCTGTATAGGTGTACCTTGTATAATTGGTAAAAACGGAGTGGAAGAAATACTAGACATTCAGTTAAACGATCATGAAAAAGCCTTATTTGCAAAAAGTGCAGATGCGGTGAGAAGCATGAATGACGCTTTAAAATCGATTTTAGTATAACGATTTTCGTAAAAAGAGGAAAAGGCTGCACTTTTGCAGTCTTTTTTTTGAGATTAATTAATAAATAAATTGGTTAATCTTTTCGTTAATTATATATTTGCTCGGGTTAAAAAAAATGTTGTAATTCGTGATCTTGATTTTTTAGTGCTAAAAAATCATATCAGGGCTTATTCTATGGGACTTTAAAACAAAAACAAACAATAAAAAATAATTAATTTTTAGTAATAATGCAGAATAAAGGACTTATTAAATTTTTCGCAATTCTATTTGCATTGGTAAGTATTTACCAACTCTCGTTCACTTTTGTGGCCAATAGCGTCAAAAGTGAAGCTAAAGCTTTTGCAGGAGATAATCCTGACAAAGAATTAAAATACTTAGATTCTATTGGAAAAGAAAAAGTGTTGAACCTTGGTTTTACTGATTTTACTTATAACGAAGTAAAAAACAAGCAACTTAATAAAGGTCTTGACTTAGAAGGAGGAATCAACGTGATTCTTCAAATTTCTGTTAAAGACGTTTTGAAAGGATTAGCAAACAATTCTAAAAATCCGGTATTTAATAAATCGTTAGCTGATGCAACTGCAAATTTAGAAGGAAACAAAACCTATTTAAATAAGTTCTTTGAAGCTTTTGAGGCTAACTCAAAAGGATCAGTAAAATTAGCTTCACCTGATATTTTTGCAAACAGAAGTTTACAAGGAGAAGGTGGTGTAGATTTTCAAATGTCTGATGCGCAAGTTCAAAAAGTAATTAAGAAAAAAGTTGACGAATCTATCGAAAGTGCTTACAAAGTATTGAGAGAGCGTATCGACAAATTTGGTGTAACTCAGCCAAACATCCAAAAATTAGGAGAAACAGGAAGAATCTTAGTGGAGCTTCCGGGTGCTAAGGATGTAGACAGAATTAAGAAATTATTAGGTGGAAAAGCTCAATTAGAGTTTTGGGAAACTTTTAAAATCGAAGAAATTGGTAACTTCTTAGTAGCTTCTAACGAGGCTTTGAAAAAGACTGAAATCAAAAAAACAGAAACTAAAGCTGTTGCTAAAGATTCATTGAATGCTTTATTAACGGATAATGCTAAAGATTCAGTTGATACTAAAAAAGGAAACAACCCATTATTTGACAAAATGTTAGGTCAGGGTGGTGGACCGGTTTTAGGATATTTTGCTCCTAAAGATACTGCTGCTGTAAATGCTTACTTTAAAAGAGCAGATATCAGAGTTTTATTGGGTGCTGACCAACACAATGCAAAATTTGTTTGGAGTAAACCAACTACAATTAAAGATGCAAAAGGGAAAGATATTGAAGCAGTTGAATTATATGCTTTAAAAGGAAACAGAGACAACGTTCCTGCGATGAGCGGTGGAGTTGTTACAGATGCAAAAGATACTTTTGATCAATTAGGGAAACCAGCTGTTTCTATGCAAATGAACAGCCAGGGAGCTAAAGTTTGGGAAGAATTAACAGGAAGAGCTTTCTCTCAAAAAGGATACATTGCTATCGTTTTGGATAATATTGTTTACTCTGCACCTGGTGTTACAAGCGGACCAATTGCAGGAGGTAGATCTGAGATCACCGGATCTTTTGATGTTGCTGAAACTAAAGATTTAGCTAACGTATTAAATGCAGGTAAATTACCGGCTTCTGCTGATATTATTCAATCAACAGTAGTAGGGCCATCTTTAGGTCAGGCAGCGATTGATGCAGGTACGATTTCTTCTGTATTAGGATTTTTATTGGTTTGTTTATGGATGGTATTCTATTATGGTAAAGCGGGTTGGTATGCTAACTTAGCGTTATTATTGAACTTACTTTTCCTTTTCGGAATTATGGCAAGTTTTGGTTTTGTATTAACATTACCGGGTATTGCTGGTATCGTATTAACATTAGGTACTGCGGTAGATGCGAACATTATTATTTATGAAAGAGCAAAAGAGGAATTACGTGAAGGTAAATCATTGTCTGAGGCGGTTGTAGCTTCTTACGGATGGCACGGAGCAATGCGTTCTATTATTGATGCAAACGTAACGCACGTTTTAACCGGAGCGATCTTGTTTATCTTTGGTACAGGACCAATCAAAGGTTTCGCATTAACATTATTGATTGGTATCGTAACATCATTGTTTACATCAATCTTTATCGCAAGAATTTTTATTGACAGAAACATTGCCGGAAAAGGAGATTTAACTTTCTCTACAAATATTACTAAAAACTGGTTTACAAACTTCCACTTTGACTTTATCAAAATCAAAAAATTCACATACATCTTCTCTTCAATTGTAGTTGTTGTGAGCTTAGTTTCTATCTTCTTCGTAAACGGATTAGACGAAGGTGTTGATTTTGTTGGAGGAAGAACATTCCAGGTGAAATTTGAAAAACCTGTTGATGCTACTGTAGTTTCAGATGAATTGTCTGCTGCTTTCGGTACTCCGGTTGAAGCTAAAATTTTAGGAGATGACGATCAGTTGAAAATCACTACTAAATACAAAATTAAAGAAGACGGTGTAGCTATCGATGAAGAAGTGAACCAAATATTGTACAAGTCGTTAACGAAATATTTCCCTAACACTTCTTACGAAAAATTCATCAACTCATTTGATGGTAAAAAGATTGGTGTTGTACAGCAATCTAAAGTTGGAGCTTCTATTTCTGAAGATATCAAAACGAACTCTTACTGGGCTGTATTAGGTGCAATGGCAGTTATTTTCTTATACTTAATGATCTCTTTCCGTAAATGGCAATATTCATTAGGTGCGATTGCAGCAGTAGCGCACGACGTTATCTTTGTATTAGGAATCTACTCTTTATGCTACAAATTCATGCCTTTCCACATGGAAATGGATCAGCACTTTATTGCGGCTATCCTTACCGTAATTGGTTACTCTATGAACGATACTGTAATTGTATTCGACAGAATTAGAGAGTTCATTATCGGAAACCGTAAGGGAAGTTTTGAAGATATCGTAAATGCTTCTATTAATACTACATTATCAAGAACGTTGAATACTTCATTAATGATGATCATTGTATTATTAACGATGTTTATCTTTGGTGGAGAATCTATCAGAGGATTTATCTTTGCCATGTTAATTGGTATTGTGGTAGGAACTTATTCATCATTATTTATTGCTACACCGGTATTGGTTGATACGATTTCAAGTGATGATAAACACACCATCGAAGACAAGCACAATAAAGCAGCATAATCAAAATGCTTAAGATATAGAAAAGATCCAGTGAAAGCTGGATCTTTTTTTTTGCATTAAAATGGGTAAGTTGTATTAGAGTTTTAAGAGCAGTTAGATTTGTCTGTAGGAAGACTGTATTTTTTTAATAAAATATTTGTTAAAAGTAAATGAGCAAGACTTCCGTCCAAGGTTATTGGACGGAAGTTGGTTAAATTTGTTGTAAGAAAAAGATTTCGATAGGATGTTTTTGTTGAAAAATTTATTAATTTGAAAAAAATGAAATCATGGAAAAACAATTAGAAAATTTAGCGGTAGTAGTGCTCAATGTTCAGGAAATGAATGAAATTGAAGGAGGGGTGTCTAAAACAACTTATTTAGTTGGGTTAGGATGTTATTTGGTATGTGGTCCATTTGGTTTAGGCGTATTTATGTTAGGATATCATTTAAATTCATAAAAAAGAAATTGGATTATGGAAAATGTAATAGAATTATCAGATGAAGAAGTAAAGGATATTAATGGAGGAATCAGTGGGATTCTATCACTTGGTTTAGCCGCTGTATGGTGTTGTTATGAACTTGAAGCTGCTTGTGCTGCATATGATGCAAGGCATAATTTATAAATTGTTAAAATGGAAGAAAAAAAATTATACGATTATTTATTCTGGTACTTTTTTGTATTTCGGTAGCTTTTTATTTAGGAGGGAGATGTGCTAAACATGACCTGCAAATTAAGGTTAACAAGTCAGGTGGTTCAATTCTAAAGGATTAAATTTTGTTATAGAAGAAAATTATTGTAAAATGTAATTAATATTTGAAAAAAGATTCAGTGAAAGCTGGATCTTTTTTTTGTTATATTTAGAGTAATCAAAAAAGTATTTATGAGGAGAAAATTACTATTGACCCTAATGGTTATTTCTTGCACATTTAAAGCCTTAGGGCAGGTTAAAAATGAAAAGCTGGCCATAGGAATCAATTATGGTTTTGGGAGCGAATTTAACAATAGAAACTACACCTTTACCAATCATTTTTATAAGATAGAATTGCGTTACCGGGTTAAGGAATCAAAGCATTTTAATTATGAGGTTTTAGTCCAGCCGGAAGTTAATTTTGGAAGACATCAATTGATGAATTTTTATTTTGTAAAGCCGGACGAACCTGATTATCTTGAAAAGAGAGAAGAATATACAAGATTGAAGGATGTACATGAGTATGTGTTGAATCTTGGTTTTTTGGTCAGGAAACCAATTGGTAAAGTTTTCTCTGTTTATGCTTTAGGAAGTATTGGGCCTATGATTACAGATACAGAAACAGAAAGAATGTCGAAAGGTTTTGCTTTTGCAGATGTTTTTGCGATGGGCTTTTCGGTTAAAATAGATCGCTTACAGTTGGATGCTCGCGGTAACATTCGGCACGTTTCAAATGGAGGGCTAAATAGCGAAAATGCGGGATATAACACCAGAAATATTGAATTAGGTATTTCGTATTTCCTGTAAATAAAAAACGAATCTATGAAATTGGATTATGCTCTGAAAGAACTCTGGCAATAGTATAGTGCGTAGCACTATGAATGATAATGGCCATTATGGGTTACGGCCCTGAAAAGGCAAAAGCCTGAGAGCAAAGAAAGGCATCCGGCATATTTTGTGTGTGATTCTCTAAGAGTGTGAATATTTTTTTTGTTGAGATTTAGAGACGAAAATTGCTTTTGCCCTTTCAGGGCAATTTTATACCTTAATCCAGCTCACAGTGCCTGGCACTATGCTGTTGTTTTTTGGACTTTCAGTCCTTTTCTTTTCCAACTTTTGTTCGTTATCCAAAAAAAAGCGTCCGATAAATTGAATTATCGGACGCTTTTTTATAGTTTTTTATCGAATGAACTAAGATTCTGCCAAAGGATTTTTTTGAGCTCTGATGACAAAGAAAAGTCCAATAATGATAAACGGAATACTTAGCCATTGTCCCGTAGAGAAAAGGCCTAGCTCGTTTTCAAATCCACCCTGACTTTCTTTTACAAATTCTACCACAAAACGTACTGCAAATAAAAGTACCAGAAACAGTCCGAATAATAATCCTGATTTTAGTCTTGCGTTCGTTTTCCAGTATAAGAAAAACAAAATCGCAAAAACAAATACATAACTGATCGCTTCGTACAATTGTGTTGGGTGTTTTGCCGGAACCTGAGCTAGTAAATCGGCAAATTTAGGATCTGTTGCGATAGCAGTGTACGCTGCTTTTGGATCTGCAATTTGAGTTGCGTTTACCGCTTCATTTTTACTGAATTGATCGTGTAAAAAACGAATTCCAAAGGCAGATTTTGTTTCATGTCCGATAATCTCAGAATTGAAAAAGTTTCCTAAACGAACAAAAATAGCACCGCTGGCAACCGGAATTACAACACGATCTAAAATCCATAATAAAGGACGTTTTAGGATCATTTTGCTGTAATAATACATGGCAACGATGATGGCAATAGCTGCACCATGACTCGCTAATCCCTGGAATCCGGTAAATTCAAATTTAGGTTCGAATCTAACCGGTAAGAATATCTCAAGTAAATGATTTCTGAAATATTCCCAATCGTAAAATAAAACATGTCCTAATCGGGCACCTATTAAGGTAGCTAAAACAGTCCAGACAAATAAAGAATCTAGCTTGTCGATAGATTCATTTTCACGTTCGAAGATCTTTTTCATTAAAAACCATCCTAGTCCGAAAGCAATTACGAACATTAAGCTGTAATAACGAATCATAAAAAATCCTAGATCGATTCCTTCTGAAGGATTCCAAACGATATTTAAGGGCTGTGTCATGTGCAGTTGTTTTTTTTGTATTTTGTAAAAATAGAAATTTAAAATAGTGTTGCTCTTTATAAAAAGTTAATGTTTGTGTGAACATTTCTTCTCAGGAACAGGATCATAACCGGTTCTTCCCCAGGGGTGACAGCTTAAGATTCTTTTCACACCCAGATATCCGCCATAAAACAAACCATGAGTCTGCAGGGCCTGAATCATGTAAGTGGAGCAGGTAGGTTCGAATCTGCAACTCGCCGGAGTAAAAGGCGATATTGCAGATTGATAAAAGCGGACTAATAAAACAAATGGAGTGATTACTTTCATGATTTATTAGAAAATGAGTGATTTATATAGAGAAGCTTGTTCCTTCTTTTCCATCTTTCAACTGAATTCCCAAGCCAATCAACTGATCGCGAATCTGATCTGAAAGGGCA
It encodes the following:
- the lgt gene encoding prolipoprotein diacylglyceryl transferase; the encoded protein is MTQPLNIVWNPSEGIDLGFFMIRYYSLMFVIAFGLGWFLMKKIFERENESIDKLDSLFVWTVLATLIGARLGHVLFYDWEYFRNHLLEIFLPVRFEPKFEFTGFQGLASHGAAIAIIVAMYYYSKMILKRPLLWILDRVVIPVASGAIFVRLGNFFNSEIIGHETKSAFGIRFLHDQFSKNEAVNATQIADPKAAYTAIATDPKFADLLAQVPAKHPTQLYEAISYVFVFAILFFLYWKTNARLKSGLLFGLFLVLLFAVRFVVEFVKESQGGFENELGLFSTGQWLSIPFIIIGLFFVIRAQKNPLAES
- the yidD gene encoding membrane protein insertion efficiency factor YidD: MKVITPFVLLVRFYQSAISPFTPASCRFEPTCSTYMIQALQTHGLFYGGYLGVKRILSCHPWGRTGYDPVPEKKCSHKH